DNA sequence from the Nicotiana tomentosiformis chromosome 3, ASM39032v3, whole genome shotgun sequence genome:
aatataagcattttgagttaccttcaattataacagaggtatgtataattggccacacccatctcagttatgccctatgggggctaacaggtgtagtttaagaaaaggacgggatatcaagatccggctggggttagagtaaccctaaatggtgaatggattgtttgtgttagttgacatttccgaaggatattacaaaggtgctaatagatctccttgtgagacacccaaatggtgcactctagaatattacaattagatgtaaatactagcatgataaaaaaaacaatcaaaagataggcactgaaagcctggaagggataaatattaccttagtttgACCCGCGTCCCTACTAGAGTGAGAACGTTAAGCAActcgaagagccactggatggagcaaaggggaactaaagcaaaagaatgtcattgttcgagttttcagaataaagtgatagacataaatattagcggaaaataagaagaggattaatgaagcattatgagtaagatgtaatatatggatgacaacggtagatcaaagtGAAGGAAAAGGCGAGAGCTGACATGCCTCGagataacaaaagagtataggtcatAAAGTCGTATCCTCGTTTCatgaaataagttcgtgactccaacgcgactaccggaaggaaaagttagaccccaaaacaatagaaatcagtatgggctggtgaacaagataaactaaacatgaattagggactgagtgattggataatagtcgacatcatgagaatttcagatttcgttccggcgataatagaatggacaatagaagaagattcataaaaaattcagagaatggtcattcagggaGATGTTTCCCTAAAGCcaacaatgtgagcaaagttaagcttaagggactatatgtgctagttacactaagtgtcaccctcacgagtaaggaattttattatccttggtacagaaagattaccgcaaggcaagtaagggtcattgatgatatgaaaagatgccaaagatgaggaggtaaaatatttatacgtagatcatcatagcactaaatcttagtactctcATAAAAGGGGGAATATGAAGTGATgtgacattaagtcagaattaagtgattctaataattatggaatggtaaaggaataaTGTGATAaaaaaaaggaatgagattgcacttattcaaatcctacatatatgttacgactctagaacattatgcaagcacgacgtcaaggagaggaagtaagggttccggcCGGGGATGcttttgataaataaggagctagcgtgagatgtaagttaagacaaaagaaataacccaagaatGATTACGCGGAAtactgatatgagaatgggccaacaagtaatcagtagttgattcaggaaaagcctagttatgtctagacaagaggatacatacAAATCAACAGAtaatgcaagataaacatagtgaaccccaacacgaggcattcagtctcgcagatatgacatcgtaaccttgagaaatattaagataggagttggggtagtaaaGGTATCGTATGGGTGTTACGGAAataaagagagtgccactgggaagacaatcaaaatatcagctcagaagcaatcctacaagcacaagggcattaAGGTAAGTAAGTAAGGTTAATTACAAGTAagaaagaacatcaaaaattccatcaGATAagtgatgtaataagctcgcagccttgcaagaatcagagggtcctcccaaagtactacaatgaaagactagctgaagaaataaggaagaaggcttcaacctaagcacagtgacctaaagaggaaatggtcatgtaacaacagtctcacaacaacattatatgcactccataagaaggtggtacctaccgtggctaatgaatggggagaaaaatcaaaagtgatattcaagatcatatgagttgtatggaatttcaatatgtgtgggcactaagataagctaagtatgcacgcaacaaggaggcaaaaataccagaaaaagtaatagcttacgtttaaagaaagttgagaaggaacgaaaagaattattcgattaatgatccagagttagttatgttatgaacacacttaagagttcggagtattatccatgcaaaatatatgttgacattcaaatagccgtagaagactccggtataagttaaaagaaagaattgagcctagggcatagacaaaggattgaattgttagaagattttatcatggatattccatagcgcccatgaaaggctaaagcaataactaataccaggagccgcagatcggaagacagcttaagcctacatggaggctgatcagaaggaagaggaaactaaagagtttaatcaactacgtaaatcaagagtctgattattagacccagaaaattatagaaatcgtgattgaaaacattgtagaatcaccattaatatcagaggtacaagagagatagtacaacaactgTACTCcataacggctctacgagaaagccatttagaagagtaccagcctcataaaaagtcagtatgaagctcccatcgGATTGCGTATGCGCCAGAGGTGCAAGGATTATAATAAAGTTTCAAGTCGTGGATGTAaatcatacctatgtggaagtggggttatgaaagagatagaagatacaatgcgagattttaaggtaagcaaggtaaagatgaacaacgtacgagatactcaggtgcagaaggtcgtgaataatccatacttcagatagagggctaaaagcattgggattcagtatccaagaatgGTAGCGGTGTCATTAGTGACATATCTTCcgacctatggtttctaggtaccgagaaaTCTAGCTAAGAGAGTAAAAaggagttagagacgatgtgatatctcgcttgatgttccaaaataacataaggaaatctatggtgcaagcaagttgaagggagATTGCGAGTAGCATAAATAGATACGTATagatcgcaagctaaagtatagtaaagcgacaaggttttgtgacaagagtaaggataagaaagggcgaatGAGGAGGTGACAAGAAATgtataagtcctcaggattaagcccatgaaaacaagatagATAATGgtctctctaagttatagaaagctcagtatagcctgaatgaactcaaaagagtccaagactagtagcattttagatgagatggaatgctgctctggtagtagaataagggtataTTTATGGTAGATAAAGAATGACGTTTAGGCCATcgattgaggtgaatcaacaatggatggataaaatttacaaagtatgagatgagattaggccatcattcttaagatgaacagtaatggggaagcattaaaggacttagatttatacatattggATAAgtaacgagagtaacctggagtttggtaacagacctcagtaacgataaatcaaagtaagaggtatgtgtatagtatgacctacttaaatgtagtaaagtcatacggatagaTAACCgggcctatgaaataagatatagcaatattcgtaagttcgacaaagtgccgagcgaagaacttcagtatacctacagatgcccagagggacatatTGTCAGActttgtatatgtttacaaagtgaggcctagagatagGCTAAAAACTTGAGGAAAAAGGAAATAAGAGTCGCATAAGCgcccttacaaggttagagtcgtacatgctgcatgacagaaggtagcaacagttacgagatttgaaggattccgactacaagCCATGGTGTGGGAAAGAGGcctaaaagggggaatgccctggcctttagatttattcacagaacagttgcctaaatggcaaggaaaGTACTAAAATATCCGCaaaagctataggttatgataatgataagtgcatcagtcaacattcgaggacgaatgttccaaaggagggaataatgttacaccctatgttttcgtacgcgaaagtacgccataagtaaattgatgaaagatcgaaaatgagatgttacatcccgcattttcgtatgttaaagtttcgtcgtaagttaatcgacgtaagttcgggaatgggattattttgagattataagtattacggtatttcaaacaagtgatgagtaaatgcgtgaaggtgagagggtaagcaaatcgaaaaaaatgaatttcgtcaaagtttgacattttgggataaaatacggcccgaactaaaatacctggtatttatggactagtaccatataaggtaccacatgaccataatagtaaggtgtacaaagtgtattaaaagtgagtagtattttaagtaatttaaaataattcttaattatatggataattgagttaattattggattagtagggaattaactagttaattaagaaAATGAGAGGATAAGGATCCTTGTTGGGGCTGCCACTTGGTATTAAGCTAAGCCAAAGTGGCACCAATATGAACGATGAGTCATAAGACACAAGATGCTTGGTTTACACGTGAAATGTTCCTTGGATTTTGGTTTCTTTAGTAGTAATATAACTTGGAAAACTAGACCAGCCATATCATGGCATAACTTGGAGATTTAGTGGTAATATAACTTGGTTTTGATGATGAGTTATGGCATGCTTGCCACTTTAGAATTAGACCAGCAAGTTGGATACCAAGTTAGCTAACAGATGGAATTCTTATTCTTAAAGCTTCAGCAAAGCTAATGTTGCAATAGCAACAAAATTGATTCAAATATTTCATACGAAGTCTACCTAATATTAtcgcaacgtgagattttgattctaagggagtacggtacaatctttctcaagaatatcatatgaattcTTCACTACTCCAATATTGCCGATTACAtattgtcgcaattgacgtgtattAGAGGTATTGTCAAGAGAactggctcaggtatgttaaggctaagccattcattcattttggcatgatatcgtaattacatgtgtttgataacgaggcataaagagaagttcatactcccgaatttatatacattatccaagtctcataaattatagtattctccttatcgggacttcatatttaattgagtattatcttcttccaatcaagagagcagagagcctatatatatagtattgcagtattttcattaccatcgagctataatcgatgggcaggcccttattgggtaacctctgatcagatggtatgtTATATACCGagtctactgtggccgagcacctatgagcgagcccagttggtcgagatacagagcctagtatggtcgagcgcctatgagagagaCTACTATGGCAGAGTAATTATATATACCAAGCCTTGTAAGGCCGgtcaactattttacttactatattgagagagttgaatcagtatcagcaggtgagcatatcttcagattatatttgactcccagttactttcagttattatattatcagttcagtttcagctttcagtatattgccttacatactcggtacattatttcgtactgacgtccattttctgggggtgctgcatttcatgcgtgcaggttcataCAGACaaacgagtagacctcctcattaggtgttgcccgtgttcagcttgatcggtaagctccatgcccttcagagttgtcgggtctagagctttatatacatcttatgtatatatgatatgagtaggtcgaatccctgttccgatcacaatatatcaatcagtagaggcttgtagacatatcctgtcagttagtgcagtattttgggcttgtaggccttttatgtatattttgttggtttgctagctgtagtagttatgacggccttgtcggcccagcattatattgatgtttagtcaccATTCGAAATTGTCTTGCAatgcccatggccaaagtatgatattatatgttcagagtcccttagtcgtaagttggtacgcaaggataggtgaggcaccgggtgccggtcttgtcccccaggttcggggcatgacaagaaTACAATCAAACCCGGCTGGATCTCCGGAGAAATACAAAGCACCGCTGCATTTACATTAAAAAATTTAAGAATACTTTcaaattctttttaaaaatacACTGTATTTACATTAAAAATGCATAATACAATCAAAACCGTCCAAATATTCGATGAGAATACAAAATACACTGTATTTAAAGTGGATACAATCAAGTCCCGTCGGATATCCGGCAAAAATACAAAATACACTTTAGATCTCTAACAAAATACAAATTATGTTATATTTATACAATAATTTTCCGGCGTGGAAGGTAGTGGAGGAGAAAGAGGCGGCTCCTTTTTTCCTGCATGAAAAGCAGTGGTGGAGGAATAAGTTTTCTGCCATATGAATACACTCAAATGTGAGATACAATGAAGGGGGAGAGGCCATGGATTCTGGCATCTCCGTCAGATCCAGATCCGGTGATACTTCCGATCTTCCTACACTATTATTTCATCGCGCAGTAATGGATTGATCACAACTTCATGATTTCAAATCTGGATCTAACGGTGGTTGGCGATGGTGTTTAAGGGTGTTTTGTGGTGAAGGGAAGCGGCTGTTTGGTTGGGCTCCGGTAGAGCTTCGCCGGAGAAGATGACCGGCGACGACTTCTCTATTGTTACTGCTCGCTGGACGGTGGTGGATGGCGACGAAATTGGACACACGGCTGGCCGAGGGAGAAAAGAGATGGAAAAGGAGAGAGAGTCGagggagaagagagagagagagagagagagagtgtgtttAGGAACAAAATTGATACAATGGAATAACTCTATGTATTTGGTATATAGCTATGATAGGTAAATTTAAAATTCAGTGTAACTATGAAAAGCAATTAAATTAGAAGGTAGTTATCATCCATAAATAACCCTTAAAATTAGCTATGATAGGTAAATTTTCCATTCACGTTCACTTCATATGCCTCAACATCAAGTTCTTTAACAAGGAGTAAAAGAGTGTTAGTAAGCTTAATATACAATCTTATCCTACGAAAGAATAAAACACAAACGAGGTTAACGACTTAGAGGATCTATATCTAGAATTGATACATAAACAAATAGTAGGAACATTATCACATTACAAAATGATATATCAAGTAAGCTCGTGGAACTCTAATGAATTAGGACCAATACCCATTCAAGATGACAATAATGAAAAGGTAAAAGTCGGTCGAAAATATACATCGATTTTGTGTTTAATCTGACATATGATATTTATAGAaaatattattgaaaaatatttttttattaaaatcatatttttgtgttttgttgCCAACAAATACTTTCTAAGTGAAACATCTTccaccaaaaaatatttttttaaaaataaattacttAAAAAGAAAATACCGGTTACTCTTTAACCAATGATAGTAGGTCAATTATTGGAGAAGTGCACAGTTAACCACTAATTAGAGATATCTTCACTCTTTAGCTactgtttaaaatatatttactttTTAGTCAGTGCTTTAATAATTTTTTACCCGCCCGAACGAAAATACCCCTGTgctaatattaaggacatggtgtccttaactttatgaatgctatgtaaatattaaggacaaagtgtgcTGTATTTGCACTTTccattgttaaactttaggatatcatgtacttaacttcatatgtgcagtataaatattaaggacatgtcattcttaacttcatgtgtgcagtataaatattaaggacataatgttcttaacttgtatttgcaccttatGTTGTTAAACTTTAAGACATCATGTCcctaacttcatatgtgcagtgtaaatattaaggacatggcgtccttaactttatgtatgcagtgtaaatattaatgacataatgtccttaacttgtatttgcacattCTGTTGTTAAACATTAGGATATCATGTCCTTGACTTCATATGtacattgtaaatattaaggacatggcgtccttaactttatgtgtgttgtgtaaatattaagaacacatgaaaaaaggataaaaatatctttttatattaattttaataaattagtGATTATTTTTGCTCAATATTTTTAATACTTaataaaaactaaataccataTTAAAAAAAAGTTAATATCGGACGCCATTTCTACtcaattatttgaacaagtcATGGGAATATCCCAATATAGTAAACGCATCGGCCTAAGGAGCCGTCAAGAGACGGACTTCCCCGAACCATGGAGTCGGAACAGAATCCAACAACCATACACCTGGTCTCATCCACTGACTCGCCCGAGTTCAACCATCTGACTCGGGCGTTAACTAACTCTTCCGTTATCGGACTCGACGCCGAATGGAAGCCCATTCGAACCCACCAGTCTACTTTCCCCACCGTCTCTCTTCTTCAAATCGCTTGCCATATCGCCGGTGCCGACGATTCGTCGATCGAATCACCAGTCTTCTTAATCGACCTGGCATCAATCCATTTACCATCAATTTACCAGTTCATCAGGGATGCGTTTGTGTCGCCTTTTATACTAAAATTGGGATTTAGGTTCAAGCAGGATTTGGTGTACTTGTCTTCTACTTTCTGCTCTCATGGCTGTGAACCCGGTTTCGACAGGGTTAGTTTTGCTTCTTTGCCTTCTGAAAAGTATTTTTTCGAATTACAGTAAATGTGGAAGTTTTATATGTTAATATAGCTTTTCCCTTGATATATGCTCTAGGTTGCTTAAAGATCTGCAGCTCGATAAAAAGTTATTTTGCTTTTTTGTTATAACTAGCCTAGATTGTAAAAGAATTGCTGTTTTATCAACATGTTATTGCTGCAGTTAATATTTGTTATTTGCTAAAGTACTTGGACATTTTTCTCTTCAAGCAATCTTGGTTCAAGTAACACATTCTGTAAGCTGTACATCTGTATGATTGGTTACCTTTATATAGAACTGATTTAACTGTTTTATTTGGGTAATACTTGTCGTATACTAGCTAATAGTTGGTGACTAGGTGGAACCCTTTTTAGATATtacaagcatatacaataacctgCAACCCAGGCAACCAGGGAGAAGATTGTCGAACCAAATAAAGAGCTTGGCAACAATTTGTCGGGAAGTTTTGGGAATTTCTCTATCAAAGGTGTGCAATCTTGATGCTGGCGTTTTGTTAGTCAGGAAGATAAATATGGTTTGATTATAGAAAGATTTGTTTCAATTTAGTGCATCTTGATTGCAGGAACTGCAATGCAGTGATTGGTCACAGCGACCTCTGACAGAAGAGCAAATGCAATACGCAGCAGCCGATGCTCATTGCTTAATTCATATCTTTGAAGTCTTCAAGGTTAAGGTTGCGAAAGAAGGTTGGTGAAGTACCTTTCTTGTCTTGTTCTAGTGCATGCCCATGTGTTACAGCTTCCTTGAAGCAGCTCTGACACACCAGTAACCAACTTCCTTGATTGCAAAGATTGTTCTTTCTAAAGCAGAAAATCAGGTGTCTTGAGTATGTTCACTAGTTTTTCTACTGGAGTATAATGCTCTCCTTTTGAACAACAATTGGGGGTATGAAGTATGCACTTTCATCTGAAAGATGCTTTTGTTATGTTAATTGTTTGAAGCAGTGCGGTGATAGGAGAGAGATTAATCCAATTTTGGACCTATCTTTGTACTTCACTTGTCCAATTAGATTTTCAGTTCTCAATTTTTGATATGCGATATCCAAGAATAAATGATAAATAAAACGGGCAGTTATGTCCTGTCAGCCATCAGGAGTTATAGACCATCACACGGGCAAAGAAACTCATCTTTCACTGCATTATTTCTATCTGGTCTGTTCTCTTTACATTTGGTTAAATGGTCCATTTCAGGGAATTCTGTCCAAAGTATTACTGGCCTCCAGATAAGACTGGATCTTGGGCTGAAGCAGAGACTTGACACACATCAAAATTCTAACAAAATGTGTAGCATCAAATTTGGTGAAGCTTCAAAGATGGTGCAAGCTATTGCACCTGATTTTTGTAAAAGAGTCCCCATCTCAGAGGAAGTGGTCACCGCACTGTCACCTGATCAAGCTAATCAGATGGATAACGTGCTTTCACCAATTGTCCAAAAGTATGGTGATAAAATTTTGTTAACTGAATCTGACAGAAAGCCAAAGATCtcgagaaagaaagaaaggaaatcatCTGGTAGAATAGCAAACAAACAAAGGCCAACAGAAGGCGATGGAGAATGGCAAGGTCCTCCACCCTGGGATGTGACCTCCGGTGGGGATGGGTCCCCTAAGTTTCTATGTGATGTGATGGTGAGATACCACATTTTAGCTACAGATATTTCTATTTGGGAGGCCAAACTATGGCACTTTTGCTTCTTTTTCTGGCTGTTATTGGAACGCTGTGGTAATCTTTCAGGTTGAAGGATTGGCGAAACATTTAAGATGTGTTGGCATTGATGCTGCTGTTTCTTATTCAAAGAAGCCTCAATCAAGGTGCTGAATGGCTTTCGATTACTTTGACCTAGCTGATTCTAAGTGGAGACTCAGTAGCCATATTTTTTCCCCCTATATGACAtcccttgtgatatcttttctaTCTTTTGTTTTCTTCAGGGATTTAATAGAACAAGCATGTAAAGAGAAGAGAGTACTCTTAACACGAGATGCAAAACTTCTGAGGCATGATTATCTCTTAAAAAATCAGATATACCGGGTGAAGAGTCTTCTAAAGAACGATCAGTTGGTTGAGGTAAATTGAATGCCTTTAAATTCTAGCCAATGAAGTTAGAACATCATTTTTTTTAACTGAATGATGAATGAAATgagaagagggggggggggggggaggaaaaATGAACACTATTGAAAATCTTGTTGACCGTCCACTCATGGAAATATTACCTTGTGTATACAGATAATAGAAACCTTTCAATTGGAAATTTCTGAGGACCAGCTGATGTCAAGGTGCACAAAATGCAATGGTAAGTTTATCCAAAAACCTCTGACAACTGAAGAAGCTGTTGAAGCAGCTAAAGGATTTCAGGTGATTCCAAACTGCTTGTTTAACAAGAATTTGGAATTTTGGCAATGCATGGATTGCAAGCAACTTTACTGGGAGGTAGGCCTTCAGTTGGTACTTTATTCCATcaaattttgttgggttgtgtGTACTGCACCAGATACTATTTCCCTGCACTTCTCCCTAATGTAGAGAAATAGAGACATATACAAATGGAATGGAACTTGTAGTGGGTTTTTTCCCTGCCATCACGCATGTTTACGCAATGAAAACTGTTTTTATGTGTGACATTTCTGAGCCTATGCAAAGTTCTGTGTCTGTTAGTTTTGCTGATAGTGGAAAACAGTTTCTGCACCCTacaaaattttcttttttggatGAGGTGCACATGCAAGTGGAAAAAATTAATTCTCATAATCTGTCAAGAATATTGTCATAGTTTAAAATTGGCAGTGGCAAATTCGATTATATGTGATCTTTGGACTGGCTGGAGCATTTTCTCCAATGGGATGGATGAGTGGTTAAGGCATAGGAGTAGAGCCGCAACTCGTAGATCCCAGGTTTGAATCCTAGCTACAATAATAAGCTTGAGTCCATTTACTCCAGCCTTGACGGGCAGGTTTTTAGGCGCCTGCATTTGTGAGTCGTAGCAGGCTGCTCGATGGATTATCTAAGTGTGCACAAGCTGGCCTGGACACCATCCTCGTCAgattttttaataataaaaagaaattaCTAGCATTTATTTGCAGTAAAAGGCCCTTTCCAAGTGTACCACCTTTTTTGCAGGTAGACCTGCTCTTTTAGGTCATATTGCATCTCATTACCGAGGTTAGTTTGTTGAGGTAACAACACTGGTTTACAGAACTGATAACCATAATCTAAATTATATTTGTCCATTTCATTGTTGTGAGAAGATAACACAATGCGGGATCTGATATTGGAGTGTGTTTATCGGCCAATATCAACCTCAAGTTTATTCCCATGTTACTGTGATGTAAAAATAGTATATACCAGAATAGCAGATTGCAGAACTGAGTCTGAGAAAAACATCACTCTGCTGCTATGCCCTTGCATTTTTCTTTTCCCCAAGTCCTCATCTTAGTTATGGAGGTGCTCATTAGGAGTTCTCTGCCTCCTTTGGCCTTTCTAAATGATGTTGCTGATCGTGAAGAATCCTAGTGGCAAACCAGTTATATTAAAAGCTTTTATAAATTTTTCTTCACATTTTGTTCTTTTTACATTGTAAAAATAGGTGATGTTCTCATAGAAAATAAAAAGACGCGAACTTTCAGAAACAGTGAAAGATGCTTTTGGTCTGGGCTCCCAATGTCATTAGCAGCCAATCTAGCAGACAAAACATCAGTGTAGCGTTGATGCGTGTCAACGACCCCTCTCTAGGCTAAAGCCATCAACAGTGGCTCCCTCGTCACCCCCAAACCCCCCAGAAAATTCAAAAGTTAGAACAAGGATAATGGAAAAAATGTTCTCAGCCTGCTAACAATAGCCCCCTCCTACAATTATCAAGCCAGTCCCTCACGTCTCCACCAGAGGTTTATGGCTACCTCTCTCCAGCTTCGACACTTGGTATTCGTCCCTCAGGCCTTGCAACTTCTTGTTACTGCATTTTTCATTCCCCCTACACGTAGTCTCTTGCTATTGTTGCATAGTGAATTGCTGAATAGTACCTTCTGAGGCAGGCAGGGTTTGATCTGTTTCAATAGTTACTGCTATCTCAGGTGACAGTATGGTCTTGGCATTGTTGTGAATAACTGGTCACGCAATGTTAAGGGCTATTGCATTTTCAGTTAGAGTGCATGAGAAATTTCTCATGGTAAACGGAATGATAGATCAGAAAGGAATAAATAGCTGTGTTTTTCTGTCTCAAGGCAATGTGGCACTTGATGTGTGGGTAGTCAGCTGGTTCGAATCCTGCTGTGGACAAAGCTCAGTATTTAAGTTGGAAGGAAAATTAGAGGGGAGGACCCATACTCCCTAGAGCTTTGAACTTGTGCGCCAACTAGAGTCGCCCACAGGTTTCTCTGattgaccccccccccccccacccccaaaaaaaaaagtagCCATTTTTTCGTTGATAAATAATTTCAATAATGAGAAGGGAATCTTTTGTCACCCTTGTGTGTTGGGTGGTTATCTACTCTGCCCTTCAACCCCCCCAACCCACAAACATCCTTTCCGTTCTTTTATTTATCAACAGGGCTTGGTGtttcttgttttttcttttttttcttgttCATATCTTCTTTAGCTCAttgcagtgttgtcaaaggctcatATGAGACTGTGCTTTAGTGTAGGCAAGGCACTTAGGCCCATGCTTCATTGCCAATAAGTTCTATATTGAATAGAGTGTTACAAAACAATAAATATAATTGGTTAAAagatattattaatttttaagggAATCATTATGAATGAACTTGTTACTTTTTTTCTTGCATTACAta
Encoded proteins:
- the LOC104102105 gene encoding uncharacterized protein, whose product is MESEQNPTTIHLVSSTDSPEFNHLTRALTNSSVIGLDAEWKPIRTHQSTFPTVSLLQIACHIAGADDSSIESPVFLIDLASIHLPSIYQFIRDAFVSPFILKLGFRFKQDLVYLSSTFCSHGCEPGFDRVEPFLDITSIYNNLQPRQPGRRLSNQIKSLATICREVLGISLSKELQCSDWSQRPLTEEQMQYAAADAHCLIHIFEVFKVKVAKEGNSVQSITGLQIRLDLGLKQRLDTHQNSNKMCSIKFGEASKMVQAIAPDFCKRVPISEEVVTALSPDQANQMDNVLSPIVQKYGDKILLTESDRKPKISRKKERKSSGRIANKQRPTEGDGEWQGPPPWDVTSGGDGSPKFLCDVMVEGLAKHLRCVGIDAAVSYSKKPQSRDLIEQACKEKRVLLTRDAKLLRHDYLLKNQIYRVKSLLKNDQLVEIIETFQLEISEDQLMSRCTKCNGKFIQKPLTTEEAVEAAKGFQVIPNCLFNKNLEFWQCMDCKQLYWEGTQYHNAVQKFVDVCKLNE